cttcactaggattttacctccaatcagggccggctttaggccgattccccggaatcgggccccgcgcctaagagggccccgtgctccgggtcttcggtggcacttcggcggcgggtccttcactcgctccgggtcttcggcgggatTTCTGTGGCGAGCCCCGTCAAAACTATTcgaattgggccctgcactttctaaagccggccctgcctccagttAGCAAACTCCAGTTAAGGATACACCCTTTTTTCTTAGTGAAATCAAAGTCTTATCGTTTTCTCTAGTGAAGAGAGGAGATGATCAAACCTGGATTTCTAATGGAAGAAAACAGGAGAAAttaaaacaagaacaaacaaaaaagttccaAAACTTTGTAGGCCGCTTTTTTACATCATAAagaagggggcgggaaggggtaaACAAACACATTCTTCCTTTTCAGCTCTCCACAGTCTATAGCTACCTTGCtttcaggaaaacaaaaattaaacccTATTCCTGGAATATGAGTGTGAAATTGACAGTGATTTCAGACTTGGGGACCCACAGTCAGACACTCAATACATCCTTTTTCACATGCTAATTCTCTGCTGTtattaaagattttaaataaacACCAGCTTCCTCTTATGTTTAGGAACTGAACTTAAAAGCATTCATGATGTAAACAGAGGCAAGGAAgtggaaaaagagaagagaaattcaCAATACATCTCTTTTGAAATAGGTAGAAAATCCATGGATGGGAAAGCCCAATTATGTGACATCCAGTCAAGTTCCCTGCCCATGCAGACTTATTCTCAACTTGCCTCAAAGGAAAAGGCATGAACATCGTTAGGAAGCAATCTCCTCAGATTTACAGCAGGCCAAAATGGTAGAAAGCAATATAGACTGCAGTGGGAGATGCAACTAACAATATATTACCTTTCTTTTAGACGGTTTAGAATATTTTGCTAACTACATAAGTGCAaacatttctttttcatattatAGTCTTGAGGCTGCATCCCTAGGCCATCACATCAGCACAAGTAAGCTGAGGGACACAAGGGACAGCACCTACTTTAACTGAACTACTTATGTTGCCCCTCCATCTCTCCAGAAATCACTCCGCATCCAATGCACCTCCATGGGGCTAAAGCCAATAGGATAAATCAAAGGATGGAAGAGACCATACCTGGGACTGAGTCTGAAGGCTCACAAATGTCTGTGCCTCTTTGGGGAGAGTCCCACCACAGGGTATTCTGGCCACCTGCTCATGGCACTGAGTCCCTCTGCCTTGGCACAGGTGcctctgcaacaggctgctcCCACTTACTGCGCACTCATAGAGATTGGCCCCAAGCAGGGCCACGGCGATCCAGGTGAGTGGGGCCACAGCAGCACTCACCGTCACCAGCCACAGCACCCCAACGTAGCGCCAGAAGCGCCTCCTGTGGATGATGCAGCAACACCTGCCTGGGGCACAGCAGCCAGTGAACAGCCGCCAGGCCCTGACATTCACCAGGTAGCCAAGAAGGAAGAGGATCAGGGCAGGCACCAACAGGAAGACAGAGCCATAGAGCATGTTCCAGGAGTTGCAGGGGCATTGGAACACCACGGCTGAGAAGAGACGCTCGCTGCCCGCGGTCAGCAGGGACACGGCGCTGTAACCGAGCACCTTCTGGTGATTGAGGCAGAAATCCAACACGGTGCGAAACTTCTCCATCTCCTGCCCTGGCTGCTGCACTCTGCCTGATGCCCTTGCCTTTGATGGGGATGAAACCTCACTTGGTTATGTGTACAAAAGGAAGAGGATGTGAGGTCTCTAGTTACCACAACTCTCACAAACAAACAGAGAGGTTTCACTTTCTCCTGGTGTAGCAAAGGTGGTGCAATGTAGgagaaaacatctgaaaatacCCACTGAgcattttctctgtatttttgaaATTACAGGAAACAGCAGGTAGATAGCACACGAAAccc
The nucleotide sequence above comes from Trachemys scripta elegans isolate TJP31775 chromosome 3, CAS_Tse_1.0, whole genome shotgun sequence. Encoded proteins:
- the CALHM6 gene encoding calcium homeostasis modulator protein 6, with product MEKFRTVLDFCLNHQKVLGYSAVSLLTAGSERLFSAVVFQCPCNSWNMLYGSVFLLVPALILFLLGYLVNVRAWRLFTGCCAPGRCCCIIHRRRFWRYVGVLWLVTVSAAVAPLTWIAVALLGANLYECAVSGSSLLQRHLCQGRGTQCHEQVARIPCGGTLPKEAQTFVSLQTQSQVLGWILIASIMALVLAVTCINRCRSPVSFLQLRFWKIYLEKEREVFERKAKEHATKLAERNLKCFFESTEPEPFQTPSNKDWQQISSLYAFNTKGQYYSMIHKYISANRGTSIKSTEEDVFSPALGFVDGTDCNEAGTL